The following are encoded together in the Acidovorax sp. KKS102 genome:
- a CDS encoding DUF748 domain-containing protein: MPISLRSVSFATLRQHRWFRPAVRALAGLIALWLVTWLAIPPLVKGPLERIASEQLGRAVTIGGIDFQPWSLEFALRDVAVAGANGAPPQLTIGRIYADGELQSLLRLAPVVDAFTIENPVLRITHLGDGRYDVDDIIAKVTAPKSEPEPDTDPARLALYNLALTGGSIDFIDNTVSETHEVRALALKVPFISTLPSQREVKVEPHLAFTLDGSRFDSSAQGTPFAQTGKADAQIRLDGLNLAPYLGYLPANLPVKVQSATLDADVKVAFEQHPRMAVKLSGTVQASGVRMADRQGADLLSYERLKIDMADVRPLEQIVRLQHVELTAPVVTATRDAAGQINLAQLAAPAQPATPAKDKTTAPAAPASADAASSPLTTASTASAPASSASTGKAKAKTVAPAWSVEVATAAVRGGTLRWADATTRPAAALQATEFALEAADVALPFAKDNAKPFTFKGGLNLQGSTLSFTGEATDQKAQVNATLNALALQLAAPYLAQALEPTVTGQLSGDVGVTWQAPTGAAAQAGATGVTLKAGPLALEQLAVKQGKTTLASLGKLEIAGAEVPLDARSATLERLAISQPQLAVERGADGRWMFERWLKSEKAAPASQGSATATADPAPASNAAPWKLRVADFSLQGGTVSLADNAQPRPVALDLTALGITARNLASDGSKPEAFTLTARAAAPGKGNNKAAPGTIDYQGTLALQPLTTQGKLDATRLPVHALDGYLASQLSVELLRADVGYRGQVALAQTDKGVSLRLSGDAVVEDLRANSTAAFTPKTEAQVGEELLAWKSLNLRGLAVATAPGTAPRMEVKETSLVDFFARITINEAGRINLSDIAKTPAEAQAANAASAAASTAAPTAPAPATAASAAPAATPTAAVAQADPLAPVVVFGPVSLVNGKVLFSDFFIKPNYSADLSELTGKLSAFSSEAPGGDPVLADLELRGRAEGSASLEVTGKLNPLAKPLALDITGKVRDLELPPLTPYSVKYAGHGIERGKLSMDVNYKVLPNGQLTASNRLVLNQLTFGEPVEGAPNSLPVKLAVALLADRNGVIDLDLPISGSLNDPQFRIGPVIFKIIVNLIGKALTSPFSLLASAFGGGEEMNHVPFAPGSATLTPEAQQSLDKVAKALADRPALKITVTGTASLPDEREGLQREHLQQLVLAEKRRANPVDTAPVSAAEYPALLKEVYRRADIPKPRNLVGLAKDLTVPEMEALLLAHQPATEAMAAELATQRGQAIRAYLVAQKLPVERLFVAAPKSGKQPEKWTPRADLSLATQ; encoded by the coding sequence ATGCCGATCTCCCTGCGCTCCGTCTCGTTTGCCACCCTGCGCCAGCACCGCTGGTTCCGCCCCGCCGTCCGCGCGCTGGCGGGTCTGATCGCCCTGTGGCTGGTCACCTGGCTGGCCATTCCACCGCTGGTCAAGGGCCCGCTGGAGCGCATCGCGTCCGAGCAACTGGGCCGCGCCGTGACCATTGGCGGCATCGACTTCCAGCCCTGGAGCCTCGAATTTGCGCTGCGTGACGTGGCCGTGGCGGGTGCCAATGGTGCGCCCCCGCAGCTGACCATTGGCCGCATCTATGCCGATGGCGAGCTGCAATCCCTGCTGCGCCTGGCGCCGGTGGTGGACGCCTTCACCATCGAAAACCCGGTCCTGCGCATCACCCACCTGGGCGACGGCCGCTACGACGTGGACGACATCATTGCCAAGGTCACCGCGCCCAAGAGCGAGCCTGAGCCCGACACCGACCCCGCGCGCCTGGCGCTGTACAACCTGGCGCTCACCGGCGGCAGCATCGACTTCATCGACAACACCGTCAGCGAGACCCACGAGGTGCGCGCGCTGGCGCTGAAAGTGCCGTTCATCAGCACCCTGCCCTCGCAGCGCGAGGTGAAGGTGGAGCCCCACCTGGCGTTCACACTGGACGGCAGCCGGTTTGACTCATCGGCCCAGGGCACGCCGTTTGCACAGACCGGCAAAGCCGACGCGCAGATCCGGCTGGATGGGCTGAACCTGGCGCCCTACCTGGGCTACCTGCCCGCCAACCTGCCCGTGAAGGTGCAAAGTGCCACGCTGGATGCGGATGTGAAGGTGGCCTTTGAGCAGCACCCGCGCATGGCTGTGAAGCTGAGCGGCACCGTGCAAGCCAGTGGTGTGCGCATGGCCGACCGCCAAGGGGCCGACCTGCTGAGCTACGAGCGCCTGAAGATCGACATGGCCGATGTGCGCCCGCTGGAGCAGATCGTGCGCCTGCAGCATGTGGAGCTGACGGCGCCGGTGGTCACGGCCACACGCGATGCAGCGGGCCAGATCAACCTGGCACAGCTGGCGGCGCCTGCACAGCCTGCAACGCCCGCCAAGGACAAGACCACCGCACCTGCAGCGCCAGCATCGGCCGACGCGGCATCTTCACCGCTGACCACCGCCAGCACAGCCTCCGCCCCTGCGTCCTCCGCCTCCACGGGCAAGGCCAAGGCCAAGACAGTCGCCCCCGCCTGGTCGGTCGAAGTCGCCACGGCCGCCGTGCGTGGCGGCACCCTGCGCTGGGCCGATGCCACCACGCGCCCCGCCGCCGCCCTGCAGGCCACCGAATTTGCGCTGGAGGCAGCCGACGTCGCCCTGCCCTTTGCCAAAGACAACGCCAAGCCCTTCACCTTCAAGGGCGGGCTCAATCTGCAGGGCAGCACGCTCAGCTTCACCGGCGAAGCCACGGACCAGAAGGCGCAGGTCAACGCCACCCTGAACGCCCTGGCCCTGCAACTGGCCGCGCCCTACTTGGCCCAGGCGCTGGAGCCGACAGTGACCGGCCAGCTCAGCGGTGATGTGGGTGTGACCTGGCAAGCCCCCACGGGCGCAGCCGCACAGGCAGGTGCCACGGGTGTCACCCTCAAGGCGGGCCCCCTGGCGCTGGAGCAACTGGCCGTCAAGCAAGGCAAGACCACCTTGGCCAGCCTGGGCAAGCTGGAGATTGCAGGTGCCGAAGTGCCCCTGGACGCGCGCAGCGCCACGCTGGAGCGCCTGGCCATCAGCCAGCCGCAACTGGCAGTGGAGCGCGGCGCAGATGGCCGCTGGATGTTTGAACGCTGGCTGAAATCGGAGAAGGCCGCCCCCGCCTCGCAAGGCAGCGCCACCGCAACCGCTGACCCCGCCCCCGCCAGCAACGCCGCGCCCTGGAAGCTGCGCGTGGCCGATTTTTCGCTGCAGGGCGGCACGGTCTCACTGGCCGACAACGCCCAGCCGCGCCCCGTGGCGCTGGACCTGACCGCCCTGGGCATCACCGCCCGCAACCTGGCCAGCGACGGCAGCAAGCCCGAGGCCTTCACACTCACCGCCCGCGCCGCCGCGCCGGGCAAGGGCAACAACAAGGCCGCGCCCGGCACGATCGACTACCAGGGCACGCTGGCCCTGCAGCCGCTGACCACCCAGGGCAAGCTCGACGCCACGCGCCTGCCGGTGCACGCACTGGACGGCTACCTGGCCAGCCAGCTGTCGGTGGAGCTGCTGCGCGCCGACGTGGGCTACCGGGGCCAGGTGGCGCTGGCACAGACGGACAAGGGAGTCAGCCTGCGCCTGAGCGGCGATGCGGTGGTGGAAGACCTGCGGGCCAACAGCACGGCCGCCTTCACCCCCAAGACCGAGGCCCAGGTGGGTGAGGAACTGCTGGCCTGGAAGAGCCTGAACCTGCGCGGCCTGGCCGTGGCCACCGCCCCCGGCACCGCGCCGCGCATGGAGGTCAAGGAAACCAGCCTGGTCGACTTCTTTGCCCGCATCACGATCAACGAGGCGGGCCGCATCAACCTGAGCGACATTGCCAAGACCCCGGCTGAGGCCCAGGCGGCCAACGCAGCCAGCGCTGCGGCCAGCACAGCAGCACCCACGGCACCGGCCCCCGCCACGGCCGCATCGGCTGCGCCTGCTGCCACCCCCACGGCCGCCGTGGCCCAGGCCGACCCGCTCGCCCCCGTGGTGGTCTTTGGCCCGGTGAGCCTGGTCAACGGCAAGGTGCTGTTCTCCGACTTTTTCATCAAGCCCAACTACTCGGCCGACCTCTCGGAGCTGACCGGCAAGCTCAGCGCGTTCTCTTCTGAAGCGCCCGGTGGAGATCCCGTGCTGGCCGACCTGGAGCTGCGCGGCCGTGCCGAGGGCTCGGCGTCGCTGGAAGTCACCGGCAAGCTCAACCCACTGGCCAAACCCCTGGCGCTCGACATCACCGGCAAGGTGCGCGATCTGGAGCTGCCCCCGCTCACGCCCTATTCCGTCAAGTACGCCGGGCACGGCATTGAGCGCGGCAAGCTCAGCATGGACGTGAACTACAAGGTGCTGCCCAATGGCCAGCTCACCGCCAGCAACCGGCTGGTGCTCAACCAGCTGACCTTTGGCGAGCCCGTGGAGGGTGCACCCAACAGCCTGCCCGTCAAGCTGGCCGTGGCCCTGCTGGCCGACCGAAACGGCGTGATCGACCTGGACTTGCCCATCAGTGGCTCGCTCAACGACCCGCAGTTCCGCATCGGCCCGGTGATCTTCAAGATCATCGTCAACCTCATCGGCAAGGCGCTGACCTCGCCCTTCAGCCTGCTGGCCAGCGCGTTTGGTGGTGGCGAGGAGATGAACCATGTGCCCTTTGCCCCTGGCAGCGCCACCCTCACGCCCGAGGCGCAGCAGAGCCTGGACAAGGTGGCCAAGGCCCTGGCCGACCGCCCCGCGCTGAAGATCACCGTGACCGGTACGGCCAGCCTGCCGGACGAACGCGAAGGCCTGCAGCGCGAGCACCTGCAGCAGCTGGTGCTGGCCGAAAAACGCCGCGCCAACCCGGTGGATACCGCCCCGGTGTCCGCCGCCGAGTACCCTGCCCTGCTCAAGGAGGTGTACCGCCGCGCTGACATCCCCAAGCCGCGCAATTTGGTCGGCCTGGCCAAGGACCTCACGGTGCCCGAGATGGAAGCCCTGCTGCTGGCCCACCAACCCGCCACCGAGGCCATGGCCGCCGAGCTGGCCACGCAGCGCGGCCAGGCGATCCGCGCGTACCTGGTGGCGCAAAAGCTGCCGGTAGAACGGCTGTTCGTGGCCGCGCCCAAATCGGGCAAGCAGCCCGAAAAGTGGACCCCGCGTGCGGATTTGAGCCTGGCGACACAGTGA
- a CDS encoding protein-disulfide reductase DsbD: MPSRLFRRLAATLFFIAASALWTSAIAQLGTQTTGQGTSVVTTPYVRAELLAHAPQGVAPGQPLWLGLQITHQPEWHTYWKNPGDSGLPTDLAWTLPAGLDAGEIAWPLPKKIPIGTLANYGYEGTVLLPVPVTVASTFAPGPLAKDATIKLRASWLVCRKECIPEEGEFTLQLPIQSTTALNGAAFEAAAKALPQPVLAGTNGVVPDSQAQIADGNLLNVSVQGLPVALRGKTLDLFPETAEVIDNAAQWKQAWNGSVWTAQIPLSAQRSASPSLMPVVLAEQAAPGHGTSPDTRTGYRAELKVLGTWPQGASVAAVSPALEAALKANAAQAGGAATPAAGSAASSLTLTAALLGALLGGLILNLMPCVFPVLAIKVVGFTQHAQDRRAHRISGIAYTSGVVLSFIALGALMLGLRAAGEAVGWGFQLQSPAVVASLAALFTLIALNLAGVFEFGHFLPSSVASLQARHPVADSFLTGVLAVAVASPCTAPFMGASMGLTATLPAPQALAVFAALGLGLALPYLAASFVPAVARALPRPGAWMDTFRKLMAFPMLATVVWLVWVLGQQSGIDGAGALLILLVGLSLVVWALSLAGRARVWMATVSIAAMALLVWAFAPHVTNMPAAQAATSSPQVSNTGWQPWAPGAAEQIVAGGRPVFVDFTAAWCVTCQYNKKTTLADANVVADLQTKNVALLRADWTRRDPAITAALASLGRSGVPVYVFYRPGKPPVVLTEVLSVDEVRATIAQL; the protein is encoded by the coding sequence ATGCCTTCACGCCTGTTCCGCCGCCTTGCAGCCACTCTCTTTTTTATAGCTGCCAGCGCTTTATGGACTAGCGCTATCGCCCAATTGGGCACCCAAACGACCGGCCAGGGCACCAGCGTGGTCACAACGCCCTACGTGCGGGCTGAGCTGCTGGCCCATGCGCCCCAGGGCGTGGCGCCCGGCCAGCCGCTGTGGCTGGGCCTGCAGATCACCCACCAGCCCGAGTGGCACACCTACTGGAAGAACCCCGGCGACTCCGGCCTGCCCACCGACCTGGCCTGGACGCTGCCCGCCGGGCTGGACGCGGGCGAGATCGCCTGGCCCCTGCCCAAGAAGATCCCCATCGGCACGCTGGCCAACTATGGCTACGAAGGCACGGTGCTGCTGCCCGTGCCCGTGACGGTGGCCAGCACGTTTGCGCCCGGTCCGCTGGCCAAGGACGCGACGATCAAGCTGCGCGCCTCGTGGCTGGTGTGCCGCAAGGAGTGCATCCCTGAGGAAGGCGAGTTCACGCTGCAGTTGCCCATCCAGAGCACCACCGCGCTCAACGGCGCGGCTTTCGAGGCCGCCGCCAAGGCCCTGCCCCAGCCCGTGCTGGCGGGCACCAACGGCGTCGTTCCCGACAGCCAGGCGCAGATCGCGGACGGCAATCTGCTCAACGTCAGCGTGCAGGGCCTGCCCGTGGCGCTGCGCGGCAAGACGCTGGACCTGTTCCCCGAGACCGCCGAGGTCATCGACAACGCCGCGCAGTGGAAGCAGGCCTGGAACGGCAGCGTGTGGACCGCGCAGATTCCCCTGTCTGCCCAGCGCAGTGCCAGCCCCAGCCTGATGCCCGTGGTGCTGGCCGAGCAGGCGGCCCCGGGCCATGGCACCAGCCCCGACACCCGCACCGGCTACCGCGCCGAGTTGAAGGTGCTGGGCACCTGGCCGCAGGGTGCGTCGGTGGCTGCGGTATCGCCCGCGCTGGAGGCCGCGCTCAAGGCCAATGCAGCGCAGGCAGGCGGCGCGGCAACACCAGCTGCGGGCTCCGCCGCCTCGTCCCTCACCCTCACCGCCGCGCTGCTGGGCGCCTTGCTCGGGGGCCTCATCCTCAACCTGATGCCCTGCGTGTTCCCGGTGCTGGCGATCAAGGTGGTGGGCTTCACCCAGCACGCGCAAGACCGGCGTGCGCACCGCATCAGTGGCATCGCCTACACGTCGGGTGTGGTGCTGTCCTTCATCGCCCTCGGCGCGCTCATGCTGGGCCTGCGTGCGGCGGGTGAGGCGGTGGGCTGGGGCTTTCAGCTGCAGTCGCCTGCCGTGGTCGCGTCGCTGGCGGCGCTGTTCACGCTGATCGCGCTCAACCTGGCGGGCGTGTTCGAGTTCGGGCATTTCCTGCCGTCCTCGGTGGCCAGCCTGCAGGCGCGCCACCCGGTGGCCGACAGTTTCCTCACCGGCGTGCTGGCCGTGGCCGTGGCCTCGCCCTGCACCGCGCCGTTCATGGGCGCGTCCATGGGGCTGACAGCCACGCTGCCCGCTCCGCAGGCGCTGGCCGTGTTTGCAGCACTGGGCCTGGGGCTGGCGCTGCCGTACCTGGCGGCCAGCTTTGTGCCCGCCGTGGCGCGCGCCCTGCCCCGCCCCGGCGCGTGGATGGACACCTTCCGCAAGCTCATGGCCTTCCCCATGCTGGCCACCGTGGTCTGGCTGGTGTGGGTGCTGGGCCAGCAAAGCGGCATCGACGGCGCGGGTGCGCTGCTGATCCTGCTGGTGGGCCTGTCGCTGGTGGTGTGGGCCCTGTCGCTGGCCGGGCGGGCGCGGGTGTGGATGGCCACGGTGTCCATCGCGGCCATGGCCTTGCTGGTCTGGGCCTTTGCGCCGCACGTCACCAACATGCCTGCCGCGCAGGCGGCCACGTCGTCCCCGCAGGTCTCCAACACCGGCTGGCAGCCCTGGGCACCCGGCGCGGCCGAGCAGATCGTGGCCGGTGGCCGCCCCGTGTTTGTGGACTTCACCGCCGCCTGGTGCGTGACCTGCCAATACAACAAGAAGACCACGTTGGCGGATGCCAACGTGGTCGCCGACCTGCAAACCAAGAACGTGGCCCTGCTGCGCGCCGACTGGACGCGCCGCGACCCTGCCATCACCGCCGCCCTGGCGTCGCTGGGCCGCAGCGGCGTGCCGGTGTACGTGTTCTACCGCCCCGGCAAGCCGCCGGTGGTGCTGACCGAGGTGCTCAGCGTGGACGAGGTGCGCGCCACCATCGCCCAGCTGTAG
- a CDS encoding thioredoxin family protein yields the protein MKLLRRTLIATAALVALGAQAAATVGQPAPDFMLKDTNGKTVRLSDFKGKHVVLEWTNPGCPFVRKHYDSGNMPATQKDATRQGVVWLSINSTEKASSDYLEPARLMAWKQERKAVPTAVLMDEEGTVGKSYGARTTPHLYIVNPQGQLIYAGGIDSIPSARPADIEKATNYVKVGLGEALAGKPISAATTAPYGCSIKYKSPA from the coding sequence ATGAAGCTGCTTCGCCGAACGTTGATCGCCACCGCCGCCCTGGTTGCCCTGGGCGCACAGGCCGCCGCCACCGTGGGCCAGCCCGCGCCCGACTTCATGCTCAAGGACACCAACGGAAAAACCGTGCGCCTGTCGGACTTCAAGGGCAAACACGTGGTGCTGGAGTGGACCAACCCCGGCTGCCCCTTCGTGCGCAAACACTACGACAGCGGCAACATGCCCGCCACACAGAAGGACGCCACCCGCCAAGGCGTGGTGTGGCTGTCCATCAACTCCACCGAAAAGGCCAGCAGCGACTACCTGGAGCCCGCCAGGCTGATGGCCTGGAAGCAGGAGCGCAAGGCCGTCCCCACCGCCGTGCTCATGGACGAGGAAGGCACCGTGGGCAAGAGCTACGGCGCCCGCACCACGCCGCACCTGTACATCGTCAACCCGCAGGGCCAGCTGATCTACGCGGGCGGCATCGACAGCATCCCCTCGGCCCGCCCGGCCGACATCGAAAAGGCCACCAACTACGTGAAGGTGGGGCTGGGCGAAGCGCTGGCGGGCAAGCCGATCTCGGCGGCGACGACGGCGCCGTATGGGTGCAGCATCAAGTACAAGTCGCCGGCCTGA
- a CDS encoding CoA-binding protein, with protein MLHTPDTISTLRHLLTACRTIAVVGLSPQWHRPSYFAAKYMQAHGYRIVPVNPLVAREGGQILGETAYASVTEAAAALAAQGQKIGMVDCFRKSEDIPPLADEAVAIGAQCLWLQLGVFNEAAGLRAEAAGLQVIQNRCVKIEHARLFGGLGWMGVNTRVISAKRLRQLPY; from the coding sequence ATGCTCCACACCCCCGACACCATCAGCACCCTGCGCCACCTGCTCACCGCCTGCCGCACCATTGCGGTGGTGGGCCTTTCGCCGCAGTGGCACCGCCCCAGCTACTTTGCCGCCAAGTACATGCAGGCGCATGGCTACCGCATCGTGCCGGTCAACCCGCTGGTGGCGCGTGAGGGCGGGCAGATTTTGGGCGAGACGGCGTACGCCAGCGTGACCGAGGCGGCCGCAGCGCTGGCAGCGCAAGGCCAGAAGATCGGCATGGTGGACTGCTTTCGCAAGAGCGAGGACATCCCGCCACTGGCCGACGAAGCCGTCGCCATCGGCGCACAGTGCCTGTGGCTGCAGCTGGGCGTGTTCAACGAGGCCGCCGGCCTGCGCGCCGAGGCGGCGGGGCTGCAAGTCATACAGAACCGCTGCGTGAAGATCGAACACGCACGGCTGTTTGGTGGCCTGGGCTGGATGGGCGTGAACACGCGCGTGATCAGCGCCAAGCGCTTGCGGCAGCTGCCTTACTAG
- a CDS encoding O-acetylhomoserine aminocarboxypropyltransferase/cysteine synthase family protein has protein sequence MTEPTSNGADRHFGFGTRAIHAGAQPDPVTGARATPIHQTTSFVFDNAEHASSLFNLQTFGNVYSRISNPTVAVFEERIASLENGRAALACASGMAAQMAALLAILKTGDHIVAASTLYGGTVGQLGVGFSRLGIETTFVDPADPENFARAMRPNTRAVYGETIGNPLVNVLDIAAVAEVAHAHGVPLVIDNTVASPYLCNPLQLGADIVVHSATKYIGGHGTTMGGVVVEGGKFPWDNGKFPEMVEPSRAYHGVKFYETFGDFGYTMKARMEVNRTFGGVLSPMNAWQLLQGAETLHLRMREHCRNALAVAKFLQSHPQVAWVNYPGLADSPYFDLAQKQFRAVDGTPGASGILTFGVKGGAAAGEKFIDACEFLSHLANIGDAKTLVIHPASTTHRQLNEEELARAGVSADMVRLSVGIEDLDDILWDIDQALGRAAG, from the coding sequence ATGACAGAGCCCACATCCAACGGCGCCGACCGCCACTTCGGCTTTGGCACCCGCGCCATCCACGCCGGCGCCCAGCCCGACCCCGTGACCGGCGCGCGCGCCACGCCCATCCACCAGACGACCAGCTTTGTGTTCGACAACGCCGAGCACGCGAGCAGCCTGTTCAACCTGCAGACCTTCGGCAACGTCTACAGCCGCATCAGCAACCCCACGGTGGCTGTTTTTGAAGAGCGCATCGCCAGCCTTGAAAACGGCCGCGCGGCGCTCGCCTGCGCCAGCGGCATGGCCGCGCAGATGGCGGCGCTGCTGGCCATCCTCAAAACCGGCGACCACATCGTGGCGGCCAGCACGCTCTATGGCGGCACGGTGGGGCAGCTGGGCGTGGGCTTCAGCCGCCTTGGCATCGAGACCACCTTTGTGGACCCGGCCGACCCCGAGAACTTTGCGCGCGCCATGCGCCCCAACACCCGCGCCGTGTACGGCGAGACCATCGGCAACCCGCTGGTCAACGTGCTCGACATCGCCGCTGTGGCCGAGGTGGCGCATGCGCACGGCGTGCCGCTCGTCATCGACAACACCGTGGCCAGCCCCTACCTGTGCAACCCCTTGCAGCTCGGCGCCGACATCGTGGTGCACAGCGCCACCAAGTACATCGGCGGCCACGGCACCACCATGGGCGGTGTGGTGGTGGAGGGTGGCAAGTTCCCGTGGGACAACGGCAAATTCCCCGAGATGGTGGAGCCCAGCCGCGCGTACCACGGCGTGAAGTTCTACGAGACCTTTGGCGACTTTGGCTACACGATGAAGGCGCGCATGGAGGTCAACCGCACCTTCGGCGGCGTGCTCTCGCCCATGAATGCGTGGCAGCTGCTGCAGGGCGCCGAAACCCTGCACCTGCGCATGCGCGAGCACTGCCGCAATGCGCTGGCCGTGGCGAAGTTTTTGCAGAGCCACCCGCAGGTGGCGTGGGTCAACTATCCGGGTCTGGCGGATTCGCCGTATTTCGACCTGGCGCAAAAACAGTTCCGCGCGGTGGACGGTACACCGGGCGCCTCGGGCATCCTCACGTTTGGCGTGAAGGGGGGCGCTGCGGCGGGCGAGAAGTTCATCGACGCCTGCGAGTTTTTAAGCCACCTCGCCAACATCGGCGACGCGAAGACGCTGGTGATCCACCCTGCCTCGACCACGCACCGCCAGCTGAACGAAGAGGAACTGGCCCGCGCGGGCGTGAGCGCAGACATGGTGCGGCTGTCGGTGGGGATTGAAGACCTGGATGACATCCTGTGGGACATCGACCAGGCGCTGGGGCGCGCAGCGGGCTGA
- a CDS encoding IclR family transcriptional regulator, which yields MPTTTPDLPPADDEDTPRSPRGIQSVEVGGQLLKVLARTGRRMALKDLARAADMTAAKAHPYLVSFGKLGLIEQDAVSGHYGLGPLAMQLGLISLQQVDPVRLAIAELPALAQRIGYTVSASVWGDNGPTIIRVEEGPTAVYVAMRHGTTASVRHTATGKVFAAFGPRERAAAALAAEGFAGALDEPAFAAELEAVRQHQISEVTDQLLPGISALATPVFDGFGQLVLCIAVIGPSATLQTGPASPAAQHLREAARSLSQRLGAPVGPV from the coding sequence ATGCCCACCACGACTCCCGATCTGCCCCCCGCCGACGACGAAGACACGCCCCGCAGCCCGCGCGGCATCCAGAGCGTGGAGGTGGGTGGCCAGCTGCTGAAGGTGCTGGCGCGCACCGGCCGGCGCATGGCGCTCAAGGACCTGGCCCGCGCAGCGGACATGACAGCCGCCAAGGCCCATCCCTACCTGGTGAGCTTTGGCAAGCTGGGCCTCATCGAGCAGGACGCCGTGAGCGGCCACTACGGCCTGGGCCCCTTGGCCATGCAACTGGGTCTGATCAGCCTGCAGCAGGTGGACCCCGTGCGCCTGGCTATTGCCGAGCTGCCCGCGCTGGCCCAGCGCATCGGCTACACCGTGTCGGCCTCGGTCTGGGGCGACAACGGCCCCACCATAATTCGGGTGGAAGAAGGCCCCACTGCCGTGTACGTGGCCATGCGCCACGGCACCACGGCCTCGGTGCGGCACACGGCCACGGGCAAGGTGTTCGCAGCCTTCGGCCCGCGCGAGCGCGCTGCCGCCGCATTGGCGGCCGAAGGGTTTGCGGGCGCGCTGGACGAGCCCGCATTTGCGGCCGAACTGGAGGCCGTGCGCCAGCACCAGATCAGCGAAGTGACCGACCAGCTTCTGCCCGGCATCAGCGCGCTGGCCACGCCGGTGTTTGATGGGTTCGGGCAGCTGGTGCTGTGCATCGCCGTGATCGGCCCCAGCGCCACGCTGCAGACGGGGCCTGCGAGCCCGGCGGCGCAGCATCTGCGCGAGGCGGCGCGGAGCTTGTCGCAGCGCCTGGGCGCGCCGGTCGGCCCTGTGTAG
- a CDS encoding MBL fold metallo-hydrolase, translating into MSTVKTFASAADLEVKKVSFDKLSDHAYAYTAEGDPNTGIIIGDDAVMVIDTQATPVMAQDVIRRIREVTDKPIKYVLLSHYHAVRVLGASAYGAEHIIASEDTRDLIVERGQFDKDSEIGRFPRLFQNVESVPDGLTWPTMTFNRKMTLWLGKLEVQILQLGRGHTKGDTVAWLPQEKILFSGDLVEFDATPYAGDAYFQDWPQTLDNIAALKPEKLVPGRGAALQTPEQVQAGLAGTRAFISDLYASVKEGAAKGEDLRKVYEATFAKLQPKYGHWVIFNHCMPFDVTRAYDEATQYPDPRIWTAERDIQMWKALEG; encoded by the coding sequence ATGAGCACCGTCAAAACCTTCGCATCCGCCGCCGACCTAGAAGTGAAGAAGGTGAGCTTCGACAAGCTCTCCGACCACGCCTATGCCTACACGGCCGAGGGCGACCCCAACACCGGCATCATCATTGGCGACGACGCGGTGATGGTCATCGACACCCAGGCCACGCCCGTGATGGCGCAGGACGTGATCCGCCGCATCCGCGAGGTGACGGATAAGCCCATCAAGTACGTGCTGCTTTCCCACTACCACGCCGTGCGCGTGCTGGGGGCCAGCGCCTACGGCGCCGAGCACATCATTGCCAGCGAGGACACGCGCGACCTGATCGTGGAGCGCGGCCAGTTCGACAAGGACAGCGAGATCGGCCGCTTTCCGCGCCTGTTCCAGAACGTGGAGAGCGTGCCCGACGGCCTGACCTGGCCGACCATGACCTTCAACAGGAAGATGACCCTGTGGCTGGGCAAGCTGGAGGTGCAGATCCTGCAACTGGGTCGGGGCCACACCAAGGGCGATACGGTCGCCTGGCTGCCGCAGGAAAAGATCCTGTTCAGCGGCGACCTGGTGGAGTTCGACGCCACGCCGTATGCGGGCGACGCGTATTTCCAGGACTGGCCGCAGACCCTGGACAACATCGCGGCTCTGAAGCCCGAAAAGCTGGTGCCCGGCCGTGGCGCCGCGCTGCAGACGCCCGAGCAGGTGCAGGCGGGCCTGGCGGGCACGCGCGCCTTCATCAGCGACCTATACGCCAGCGTGAAGGAGGGCGCGGCGAAGGGCGAAGACCTGCGCAAGGTGTACGAGGCCACGTTTGCCAAGCTGCAGCCCAAGTACGGCCACTGGGTCATCTTCAACCACTGCATGCCGTTTGACGTGACCCGTGCGTACGACGAGGCCACGCAATACCCCGACCCACGCATCTGGACCGCCGAGCGCGACATCCAAATGTGGAAGGCCCTGGAAGGCTGA